In one window of Nocardia brasiliensis DNA:
- the fadD32 gene encoding long-chain-fatty-acid--AMP ligase FadD32, with protein MIDETFDDYLDDQGHIKIRGDKTLIDFVDKHSAENGDDLAYRYIDYSRERDGDYHELTWRQFGVRLRAVAARLQQVTEPGDRVAILAPQGLDYVVSIFAAVYAGNIAVPLFDPEEQGHTDRLTAVLSDCTPAAILTVGSAAGGVRNFFRHLPAPQRPRIIAVEAIPDSVGATWVRPDINIDSVAYLQYTSGSTRTPAGVEITHRAVGTNLLQMIDAIGVTANSRGVTWLPLFHDMGLLCVILPTVGGGFITIMSPSAFVRRPYRWIKELAAASDGAGTFAAAPNFAFEHAAARGKPKPGEELDLSNVIGLINGSEPVSVSSMKKFNEAFAPYGLPKTTIKPCYGMAEATLFVSATKAEDEARVVYVDRAQLNSGRMVQVEEGTENSIAQVSCGYVALSQWATIVDPSTGVERADGEVGEIWLHGENMGIGYWGRPEETAATFRAKLTARLPEGSHATGTAEDANWMRTGDYGAYLDGELYITGRVKDLVIVDGRNHYPQDLEFSAQESSTALRPGFVAAFSVPANELPALVFDKNSHSGLRFDADDNSEQLVIVAERNTGAGKLDTQPVADVVRAAVSQRHGVTVRDVLLVPAGSIPRTSSGKIARRACRAAYLDGTLRGGYQQQAFPDAPQEREAESAGVG; from the coding sequence ATGATCGACGAGACTTTCGACGACTATTTGGATGACCAGGGCCATATCAAGATCCGCGGTGACAAGACCCTCATCGACTTCGTCGACAAACACAGTGCGGAGAACGGCGACGACCTCGCTTACCGCTATATCGACTATTCGCGGGAACGCGACGGTGATTACCACGAGCTGACCTGGCGTCAGTTCGGTGTTCGATTGCGTGCCGTCGCGGCGCGCCTGCAGCAGGTGACCGAGCCGGGCGATCGGGTGGCGATTCTGGCGCCGCAGGGACTCGACTATGTCGTGTCCATCTTCGCCGCCGTCTACGCGGGCAATATCGCTGTGCCGCTGTTCGATCCGGAGGAGCAGGGGCACACCGACCGGCTCACCGCGGTGCTCAGCGACTGCACGCCTGCGGCGATTCTCACGGTGGGTTCGGCGGCCGGCGGTGTGCGGAACTTCTTCCGGCACCTGCCCGCGCCGCAGCGACCGCGAATTATTGCGGTGGAGGCGATTCCGGACAGCGTCGGCGCGACCTGGGTGCGGCCGGATATCAACATCGACAGCGTGGCGTATCTGCAATACACCTCCGGTTCCACCAGAACGCCTGCGGGCGTGGAGATCACGCACCGCGCGGTGGGCACCAACCTGCTGCAGATGATCGACGCCATCGGCGTCACCGCGAATTCCCGCGGCGTCACCTGGCTGCCGCTGTTCCACGACATGGGTCTGCTGTGCGTGATCCTGCCTACGGTGGGCGGCGGATTCATCACGATCATGTCGCCGAGCGCCTTCGTCCGGCGGCCGTATCGCTGGATCAAGGAGCTGGCCGCAGCCTCGGATGGGGCCGGAACCTTCGCCGCCGCACCGAATTTCGCGTTCGAGCACGCGGCGGCGCGCGGTAAGCCCAAGCCGGGCGAGGAACTGGACCTGTCGAATGTGATCGGCCTGATCAACGGCAGCGAGCCGGTGTCGGTGTCGTCGATGAAGAAGTTCAACGAGGCGTTCGCCCCGTACGGGCTGCCGAAGACGACGATCAAGCCCTGCTACGGCATGGCGGAGGCGACGCTGTTCGTCTCGGCGACCAAGGCCGAGGACGAGGCGCGGGTCGTGTACGTCGATCGCGCGCAACTGAATTCGGGTCGGATGGTGCAGGTCGAGGAGGGTACGGAGAACTCGATCGCGCAGGTGTCCTGCGGATATGTCGCGCTGTCGCAGTGGGCCACGATCGTCGATCCGAGCACCGGCGTGGAGCGCGCCGACGGCGAGGTCGGCGAGATCTGGCTGCACGGCGAGAACATGGGTATCGGCTACTGGGGTCGCCCGGAGGAGACCGCGGCCACCTTCCGCGCCAAGCTGACCGCGCGGCTGCCCGAGGGCAGTCACGCGACCGGCACCGCCGAGGACGCGAACTGGATGCGCACCGGCGACTACGGCGCCTACCTCGACGGCGAGCTGTACATCACCGGCCGGGTCAAGGACCTGGTGATCGTCGACGGACGCAACCACTACCCGCAGGATCTGGAGTTCTCCGCGCAGGAATCCAGCACCGCGCTGCGGCCCGGTTTCGTCGCCGCGTTCTCGGTGCCTGCGAACGAACTGCCAGCGCTGGTCTTCGACAAGAACAGCCACTCCGGGCTCCGGTTCGACGCCGACGACAATTCCGAGCAGTTGGTCATCGTCGCCGAACGCAACACCGGTGCGGGCAAACTCGACACCCAGCCGGTCGCCGATGTGGTGCGCGCGGCGGTGTCGCAGCGCCACGGCGTCACCGTGCGGGACGTGCTGCTCGTGCCCGCCGGTTCCATCCCGCGCACGTCGAGCGGCAAGATCGCGCGCCGGGCCTGCCGCGCCGCCTATCTGGACGGCACGTTGCGTGGCGGATATCAGCAGCAGGCGTTCCCGGACGCCCCGCAGGAGCGCGAGGCCGAGAGCGCGGGCGTCGGCTAG
- a CDS encoding DNA cytosine methyltransferase yields MVGLFAGIGGLELGLGHNGWQTELLCEIDAGAQGVLAARFPDVPLHSDITTLRAIPAGTELVAAGFPCQDLSQAGRTAGITGKRSGLVDEVFRLVRRRRGPRWLLIENVPFMLQLGRGAAMRHITAALEELGYTWAYRVVDARAFGLPQRRQRVLMLASRTEDPRAVLFGDDAGPRVVGDAEHDPCGFYWTEGVRGLGWAVNAVPTLKGGSALGIASPPAVRLPSGEIVTPGLVDVERLQGFEPEWTAPAEDVPGVRKGHRWKLVGNAVSVRMAGWVGSRLSAPLDPIPGDQPLPPGTPWPTAAWGHNGVAYRVPVSTWPVHEPYEDLRYFLTDSRLLSARATAGFLRRTSMGSLRFPPGFLDDVESHLDRMGGWAA; encoded by the coding sequence ATGGTCGGGCTGTTCGCCGGGATCGGCGGGCTCGAGCTCGGTCTCGGGCACAACGGCTGGCAGACCGAGCTGCTGTGCGAGATCGACGCAGGCGCGCAGGGGGTGCTTGCCGCGCGGTTCCCTGATGTGCCGTTGCATTCGGACATCACCACATTGCGCGCGATCCCGGCGGGGACCGAGCTCGTCGCGGCGGGATTCCCCTGCCAGGACCTGTCCCAGGCGGGCCGCACCGCCGGCATCACCGGTAAGCGATCCGGCCTGGTGGACGAGGTGTTCCGGCTGGTGCGCCGCCGCCGCGGCCCGCGCTGGCTGCTGATCGAGAACGTGCCGTTCATGCTGCAGCTCGGCCGGGGCGCGGCGATGCGGCACATCACCGCGGCGTTGGAGGAGCTCGGCTACACCTGGGCCTACCGGGTGGTGGACGCCCGCGCCTTCGGATTGCCACAGCGTCGCCAGCGGGTGCTGATGCTCGCCTCGCGGACCGAGGACCCGCGCGCAGTGCTGTTCGGCGACGACGCGGGGCCGCGCGTCGTCGGCGACGCCGAGCACGACCCGTGCGGCTTCTACTGGACCGAGGGCGTGCGCGGCCTGGGCTGGGCGGTGAACGCGGTGCCGACGTTGAAGGGCGGCTCAGCGCTGGGGATCGCCAGCCCGCCCGCGGTGCGGCTGCCGTCCGGCGAGATCGTCACGCCCGGGCTGGTGGATGTGGAACGGCTGCAAGGCTTCGAACCGGAATGGACCGCACCCGCCGAGGACGTGCCCGGGGTGCGCAAAGGCCATCGGTGGAAGCTGGTCGGCAACGCGGTGAGCGTCCGGATGGCGGGCTGGGTCGGGTCGCGGCTCAGTGCGCCGCTGGACCCGATCCCCGGCGATCAGCCACTGCCGCCCGGCACCCCGTGGCCGACCGCGGCGTGGGGACACAACGGCGTGGCCTATCGCGTGCCGGTGTCGACCTGGCCGGTCCACGAACCGTACGAGGACCTGCGGTACTTCCTCACCGATTCACGCCTGCTCTCCGCCCGCGCCACCGCCGGCTTCCTGCGCCGCACCAGCATGGGCAGCCTGCGCTTTCCCCCCGGCTTCCTCGACGACGTGGAAAGCCACCTCGACCGCATGGGCGGCTGGGCGGCATGA
- a CDS encoding KasA/KasB family beta-ketoacyl-ACP synthase, whose translation MQVPSKNRGFPNVVVTSLAATTSIAGDVDSTWKGLLNGESGIDVLEDTFIDQFELPVRIGGHLKVSPSDCLTRTEVRNLSYVEQMATVLCREVWRNAGSPEVDKDRLGVSIGTGIGGSEYLVGARDRLEHGGYRKVSPLTIQRIMPNGSAACVGVELGARAGVVTPVSACSSGSEAIANAWQMIVMGDADMVVTGGVEGSIQAVPIAAFTMMRAMSTRNDAPKHASRPFDKDRDGFVFGEAGAMMVIETEEHAKARGATIHARLMGAGITSDAFHLVAPELEGKGAARAMTKAIEKAGLSKRDITHVNAHATATPIGDTAEAKAIAAAVGDHTSVYAPKSALGHSIGAVGALESVLTVLSIRDGIVPPTLNLDNQDPEIDLDVVKGQARTGRIDYAVNNSFGFGGHNVAIAFGRY comes from the coding sequence ATGCAGGTACCTTCGAAAAACAGGGGCTTTCCCAACGTGGTCGTCACCAGCCTGGCGGCTACCACGTCGATCGCCGGTGATGTCGATTCGACGTGGAAAGGCCTGCTCAACGGTGAGAGCGGCATCGATGTCCTAGAGGACACCTTCATCGACCAGTTCGAGCTGCCGGTGCGCATCGGCGGGCATCTGAAGGTCTCGCCCTCGGACTGCCTGACCCGCACCGAGGTGCGCAACCTGTCCTACGTGGAGCAGATGGCCACCGTGCTGTGTCGCGAGGTGTGGCGCAACGCGGGCAGCCCCGAGGTGGACAAGGACCGGCTCGGCGTGTCCATCGGCACCGGCATCGGCGGCAGCGAGTATCTGGTCGGCGCCAGGGACCGGCTGGAACACGGTGGCTACCGCAAGGTTTCGCCGCTGACCATCCAGCGGATCATGCCGAACGGCTCGGCCGCCTGCGTCGGCGTCGAGCTCGGTGCGCGCGCGGGTGTCGTCACCCCGGTGTCGGCCTGTTCGTCGGGTTCGGAGGCGATCGCGAACGCGTGGCAGATGATCGTCATGGGCGACGCCGACATGGTGGTCACCGGCGGCGTCGAGGGGTCGATCCAGGCGGTGCCGATCGCGGCGTTCACCATGATGCGTGCGATGAGCACCCGCAACGACGCCCCGAAGCACGCCTCGCGGCCGTTCGACAAGGACCGCGACGGGTTCGTGTTCGGCGAGGCAGGCGCGATGATGGTGATCGAGACCGAGGAACACGCCAAGGCCCGCGGCGCGACCATTCACGCGCGGCTGATGGGCGCCGGCATCACCTCCGACGCGTTCCATCTGGTCGCCCCCGAGCTGGAGGGCAAGGGCGCCGCACGGGCGATGACCAAGGCGATCGAGAAGGCGGGGCTGTCCAAGCGTGACATCACGCACGTGAACGCGCACGCCACGGCGACCCCGATCGGCGACACCGCCGAGGCGAAGGCGATCGCCGCCGCGGTCGGCGACCACACCTCGGTGTACGCGCCCAAGTCCGCGCTCGGCCATTCGATCGGCGCGGTCGGCGCCCTCGAATCGGTGCTCACCGTGTTGTCGATTCGGGACGGGATCGTGCCGCCGACACTGAATTTGGACAATCAGGACCCGGAAATCGACCTCGACGTCGTCAAAGGCCAAGCCAGGACCGGCCGGATCGATTACGCCGTGAACAACTCCTTCGGTTTCGGAGGGCACAACGTGGCGATCGCCTTCGGGCGGTACTGA
- a CDS encoding esterase-like activity of phytase family protein has product MATSCSASDAAADFTATAGQPLVISLDDLLAKTGGSAAVGLADPRHGTLSRRVDGAVVYTPNPGYTGDDAFEVTTTDAVRLYTTDIAALGEFGGTTVQGSGFGSAWTPVPGSTDEFYGLTDRGPNVDGPAKNEKLSPTPAFVPQIGRFKLVGTRAVRQSAIELRTKAGVPFNGQVDLAASTGETIKDLAGNVLPPTDHGLDPEGLVALPDGTFWVSDEYGPFLVHFDSNGTEIERLAPGAGLPKELSLRTPNQGMEGLTVTPDGSTLVGLMQSGLNTPGLNGSAKEVPLTRIVTVDLKTKALKEFVVPLADPKRSKVADSEITALSATTFLVDERDGNLAPKADKKLWTVDIAAATDVGPDSKVPGAQYDPERGGILVDGKPLETLVGPVSAEQGIATLTKVGITPAAKPKNLDLGALVRELDADGKFFGHDKIEGVATTDGGKTLYIANDSDFGLATSSGEQPPFGLKPKTLANGVQDSGEILFVDTTKLPARTATRTVKLTVR; this is encoded by the coding sequence TTGGCCACAAGTTGCTCCGCCTCGGATGCCGCGGCGGATTTCACCGCTACCGCCGGGCAGCCGCTGGTGATCTCGCTGGACGACCTGCTCGCCAAGACGGGCGGCAGTGCCGCCGTCGGTCTCGCTGACCCGCGACACGGCACGCTGAGCCGCCGCGTCGACGGCGCCGTCGTCTACACGCCGAACCCCGGCTACACGGGCGACGACGCGTTCGAGGTGACCACCACCGACGCGGTACGCCTGTACACCACCGACATCGCGGCACTCGGCGAGTTCGGTGGAACGACGGTGCAGGGCAGCGGGTTCGGCTCGGCGTGGACTCCGGTGCCGGGCAGCACGGACGAGTTCTACGGACTGACCGATCGCGGTCCGAACGTCGACGGTCCCGCCAAGAACGAAAAGCTCTCGCCGACACCGGCGTTCGTGCCGCAGATCGGACGATTCAAGCTGGTCGGCACGCGCGCGGTACGGCAGTCCGCCATCGAGCTGCGCACCAAGGCGGGCGTGCCGTTCAACGGGCAGGTCGACCTCGCCGCGAGCACCGGCGAGACGATCAAGGATCTCGCCGGAAATGTCTTGCCGCCCACCGATCACGGGCTCGACCCCGAGGGGCTGGTCGCACTGCCGGACGGCACCTTCTGGGTGTCCGATGAGTATGGCCCCTTCCTGGTGCACTTCGACTCGAACGGAACCGAGATCGAGCGCCTCGCGCCGGGCGCCGGTCTGCCCAAAGAACTTTCGCTGCGGACACCGAACCAGGGCATGGAGGGCCTGACGGTCACCCCGGACGGCAGCACCCTCGTGGGTCTCATGCAGAGCGGGCTCAACACTCCAGGCCTGAACGGCTCCGCGAAGGAGGTGCCGCTGACCCGCATCGTGACCGTCGATCTGAAGACGAAGGCGCTGAAGGAATTCGTGGTGCCGCTGGCGGATCCGAAGCGCAGCAAGGTCGCGGACTCGGAGATCACCGCGCTGAGCGCGACCACGTTCCTGGTCGATGAGCGCGACGGCAATCTGGCGCCGAAGGCGGACAAGAAGCTGTGGACGGTCGACATCGCCGCCGCGACCGATGTCGGCCCCGACTCGAAGGTCCCTGGGGCGCAATATGATCCGGAGCGCGGTGGGATACTGGTCGACGGCAAGCCACTGGAGACCCTGGTCGGCCCGGTAAGCGCCGAGCAGGGGATCGCCACGCTGACCAAGGTGGGTATCACCCCGGCCGCCAAGCCGAAGAATCTCGATCTCGGCGCCCTGGTGCGCGAACTCGACGCGGACGGAAAGTTCTTCGGCCACGACAAGATCGAGGGCGTCGCCACCACGGACGGCGGCAAGACGCTCTACATCGCCAACGACAGCGATTTCGGCCTGGCCACGAGCAGCGGCGAGCAGCCGCCCTTCGGCCTGAAGCCCAAGACGCTCGCGAATGGCGTGCAGGACAGCGGCGAGATCCTCTTCGTCGACACCACCAAGCTGCCCGCGCGGACCGCCACCCGCACCGTCAAGCTGACCGTCCGTTAG
- a CDS encoding very short patch repair endonuclease, with product MARQRRSGTKPELALRKELHRRGLRYFVDRAPIRGQRRRADLVFPRLRVAVYVDGCFWHRCPQHATDPRNNGEWWAAKLAGNVARDRATDAALTAAGWQVIRVWEHEDAALAADRVQGVVSRSRGTGGVGFSGDAAANSS from the coding sequence ATGGCGCGGCAGCGACGCAGCGGGACCAAGCCGGAGTTGGCTCTGCGCAAGGAATTACATCGACGCGGGCTGCGGTATTTCGTCGATCGGGCGCCGATTCGCGGACAGCGGCGCCGGGCCGATCTGGTATTCCCGCGGCTGCGCGTCGCGGTCTACGTCGACGGCTGCTTCTGGCACCGGTGCCCGCAACACGCCACCGACCCGCGCAACAACGGCGAATGGTGGGCCGCGAAACTCGCCGGGAACGTGGCCCGCGATCGCGCCACCGACGCGGCGCTCACCGCGGCGGGCTGGCAGGTGATCCGCGTCTGGGAGCACGAGGACGCGGCCCTCGCGGCGGATCGGGTCCAGGGCGTCGTTTCAAGATCAAGGGGAACTGGTGGCGTCGGCTTCTCGGGCGATGCCGCCGCCAATTCCTCCTGA
- a CDS encoding DUF998 domain-containing protein: MTGSREIAERRARVASLVIAAAIVIAGVCYSSWVLEFFLKLDIDPVNSFLSELDAEGKPYRQVFATADKIVGALLIPAAIGGLLLFPRRRLTTVGWVALFCFGAATIADVLLPLRDCAKGDSSCGGGGSELFPQLHQPHALSSTIAVTSIAVATFAFSLAAFRYHRWRILREFGLVVLVLGAAATVWMLVADNLPGSYALGIAQRIQVSSMSLWLVTLAAAVILEGREWTESDP; the protein is encoded by the coding sequence GTGACTGGTAGCCGAGAGATCGCCGAGCGACGCGCGCGGGTGGCGTCACTGGTGATCGCGGCGGCCATCGTCATCGCCGGGGTCTGCTATTCGTCCTGGGTGCTCGAGTTCTTCCTGAAGCTCGATATCGACCCCGTCAACTCGTTCCTCAGCGAGCTGGACGCCGAGGGCAAGCCCTACCGGCAGGTGTTCGCGACCGCCGACAAGATCGTCGGCGCGCTGCTGATCCCCGCGGCGATCGGCGGCCTGCTGCTGTTCCCGCGCCGCAGGCTCACCACCGTCGGCTGGGTCGCGCTGTTCTGTTTCGGCGCCGCCACCATTGCCGATGTGCTGTTGCCGTTGCGCGACTGCGCGAAGGGCGACAGCTCGTGCGGCGGGGGCGGCAGCGAGTTGTTCCCGCAGCTGCACCAGCCGCACGCGCTGTCGAGCACCATCGCGGTGACCTCGATCGCGGTCGCGACGTTCGCGTTCAGCCTGGCCGCTTTCCGCTATCACCGCTGGCGGATCCTGCGCGAGTTCGGGCTCGTCGTCCTGGTACTCGGGGCGGCGGCCACCGTGTGGATGCTGGTTGCCGACAACCTGCCCGGCAGCTACGCGCTGGGCATCGCGCAGCGCATCCAGGTCAGCTCGATGTCGCTGTGGTTGGTCACGCTGGCCGCCGCGGTGATCTTGGAGGGCCGGGAGTGGACCGAGTCCGACCCCTAG